In a single window of the Vitis vinifera cultivar Pinot Noir 40024 chromosome 6, ASM3070453v1 genome:
- the LOC104879645 gene encoding uncharacterized protein LOC104879645, protein MSRHRRQASQVLPPELIYGADDPPAATTLSHAGAGVSGQATTGATHTHNNSTDPPTTAQPAPATHFPAPGSKPPAGRAAGV, encoded by the coding sequence ATGTCTCGTCACCGCCGTCAAGCCTCCCAAGTCCTCCCGCCGGAGCTAATCTACGGCGCGGATGATCCACCAGCAGCCACCACCCTCAGCCACGCCGGTGCAGGGGTCTCCGGGCAAGCAACCACTGGTGCAACTCACACTCATAACAACTCCACAGATCCACCCACAACAGCTCAACCAGCTCCAGCCACTCACTTTCCGGCACCAGGGTCGAAGCCACCGGCCGGGAGAGCTGCCGGTGTTTAA